One Oncorhynchus clarkii lewisi isolate Uvic-CL-2024 chromosome 28, UVic_Ocla_1.0, whole genome shotgun sequence genomic region harbors:
- the LOC139386707 gene encoding inhibin beta C chain-like, which yields MVRHKSNTIDDTTVVGLITDNDETPYREVTGCTSENKPTMPSSVALRFLFSWVALLSSLHQGEGWPRLAKDSTPHLGQEESQRALLLEAVKTGILSSVGMEKEPRPRELASEEELRRMHQLYRETLRQLTGNSSQGGESRHSPWRTSTLLLPATVEPFKVLRTDEEHTSDVLWYRAVFHKNPNIRKDLTLAWAELKLYRQLLDGSKAAEPTISEEVHVKIYETKPLNSSLLIHTETLVQTVATRTGDLTLDIRTVVEKWRGRTDGSSLVVEVGLAIEEGTDPKRTPQMVLEVDLVEPRSAGRRRRTRSNKEDNCDEDGRCCRKSVNVSFKEIGWSDWVVAPDGYNMHFCDGSCPHNYKPASMHAQVKSRLHHINKGATPRPCCVPAAYEPMVLMHYDSRGKLKLTPFNDLIVSKCHCA from the exons atggtcaGGCACAAATCCAACACCatcgacgacacaacagtggtaggcctgatcaccgacaacgacgagacaccctatagggaggtg ACAGGGTGCACCTCTGAGAACAAACCAACCATGCCTAGCTCAGTCGCACTGCGTTTTCTCTTCTCTTGGGTGGCCCTCCTCTCCAGCCTCCATCAGGGGGAGGGATGGCCCCGCCTGGCCAAAGACAGTACACCCCACCTGGGGCAGGAGGAGAGCCAGAGGGCCCTGCTCCTGGAGGCAGTGAAGACAGGCATCTTGAGCTCCGTGGGGATGGAAAAGGAGCCCAGGCCCAGGGAATTGGCTTCAGAGGAGGAGCTGAGGAGGATGCATCAGCTCTACAGGGAAACACTGAGGCAGCTGACAGGGAACTCCAGTCAAGGGGGGGAATCCCGGCATTCCCCTTGGAGGACATCCACCCTGCTTCTCCCAGCCACAG TGGAGCCATTCAAAGTGCTTCGGACTGATGAGGAACACACATCAGATGTGCTTTGGTACAGAGCTGTCTTCCACAAGAACCCAAACATCAGGAAGGATCTCACTTTGGCCTGGGCTGAGCTGAAGCTCTACAGACAACTGTTGGATGGCTCGAAAGCTGCCGAGCCCACGATTAGTGAAGAGGTTCATGTCAAGATCTATGAGACGAAACCACTGAACTCTTCTCTATTGATTCACACAGAGACCCTTGTTCAGACGGTCGCTACAAGAACTGGAGATTTGACTTTGGACATCAGAACTGTTGTTGAAAAGTGGAGAGGGAGGACGGACGGCTCCTCTCTGGTTGTGGAAGTAGGACTGGCCATCGAAGAGGGTACTGATCCCAAGAGGACCCCTCAGATGGTCCTGGAGGTAGACCTTGTAGAGCCTAGATCAGCAGGCAGAAGGAGACGGACTCGCTCCAACAAAGAAGACAACTGCGATGAAGACGGTCGCTGCTGCCGAAAGTCTGTCAACGTGTCCTTTAAGGAGATTGGCTGGTCAGACTGGGTCGTTGCCCCCGATGGTTACAACATGCACTTCTGTGATGGCTCCTGCCCCCACAACTACAAGCCAGCTAGCATGCACGCGCAGGTGAAGTCTCGTCTTCATCACATCAACAAGGGAGCAACACCTCGGCCCTGTTGTGTGCCGGCAGCCTATGAACCTATGGTCCTCATGCACTACGACAGTCGGGGAAAGTTGAAGCTCACACCCTTCAATGACTTGATTGTCAGCAAATGCCACTGTGCTTGA